In a single window of the Clarias gariepinus isolate MV-2021 ecotype Netherlands chromosome 16, CGAR_prim_01v2, whole genome shotgun sequence genome:
- the LOC128544982 gene encoding forkhead box protein J1-A-like, giving the protein MLSLSCTDLWAKGPVGLEEEALNPSTKANNLKKGSSFNNSSSDNVDDSLSSLQWLQEFSIFTGKQQEVSTNQSQSNLFEQQLDGEAPTSPLAGDYASIGMPLSPGTPTATAVPALPSLVSHGHCPDEVDYKTNPHVKPPYSYATLICMAMQASKKSKITLSCIYKWITDNFCYFRHADPTWQNSIRHNLSLNKCFIKVPRQKGEPGKGGFWKIDPEYAERLLTGAYRKRRMPPVQINEALKKQLGMISQPMMTVPAHAMGVLHVSPESQQLLEEFEEITGPDQNWDPSLAENTSFDCWSTIKGHKGKQPYSHWTGGTKAVCRSSSPLLALDELNVWGSLKGNFDWDALLNSTPNWDLCLNDGGPLDPIPQDQDLMVHGIHVSSLETSVSSAESSMLIGTQKDSDVDFDEETFLAAEFLQSPWTEEEEGTQSDFLCTSTVNINQLFDLGDLLSDNVANND; this is encoded by the exons ATGCTGTCATTGAGCTGTACAGATTTGTGGGCCAAAGGCCCAGTGGGGCTGGAAGAAGAAGCACTCAATCCTTCTACAAAGGCCAACAACCTAAAAAAAGGCAGCAGTTTCAATAACAGCAGTTCTGACAATGTTGATGATAGTTTGTCTAGTCTGCAATGGTTGCAAGAGTTCTCTATATTTACTGGGAAGCAACAAGAAGTTTCCACCAACCAATCTCAGAGCAACCTCTTTGAGCAGCAGCTGGATGGAGAAGCCCCTACATCTCCTCTAGCAGGTGACTATGCCTCTATAGGCATGCCATTGTCCCCTGGTACACCCACAGCAACAGCAGTTCCTGCCCTGCCCAGCTTGGTTTCACATGGACACTGCCCAGATGAGGTTGACTACAAGACAAACCCTCACGTCAAGCCACCATACTCATATGCTACCCTTATATGCATGGCTATGCAGGCAAGCAAGAAAAGCAAAATCACACTGTCGTGTATCTATAAATGGATCACTGATAATTTCTGTTACTTCCGCCATGCTGACCCCACCTGGCAG AATTCCATCAGGCACAATCTCTCACTGAATAAATGCTTTATAAAAGTTCCGAGGCAGAAGGGTGAGCCAGGAAAGGGTGGATTCTGGAAGATTGATCCTGAATATGCTGAACGACTCCTAACTGGGGCTTATAGGAAGCGAAGGATGCCTCCAGTACAGATTAATGAAgctcttaaaaaacaactcGGAATGATTTCACAACCGATGATGACTGTGCCAGCACATGCCATGGGTGTTCTCCATGTTAGTCCAGAGTCACAGCAGCTCTTAGAAGAATTTGAGGAAATCACTGGACCTGACCAGAACTGGGATCCTAGTCTAGCGGAAAATACTTCATTTGATTGCTGGAGTACAATTAAGGGCCACAAAGGAAAACAGCCATATAGCCACTGGACAGGAGGTACCAAAGCTGTGTGCCGCTCTAGCTCACCACTGCTGGCCCTGGACGAACTAAACGTTTGGGGATCTCTTAAGGGTAATTTTGACTGGGATGCTCTGCTAAATTCAACCCCGAATTGGGATTTGTGCCTGAATGATGGTGGTCCTCTGGACCCAATACCACAAGATCAGGACCTCATGGTACATGGCATTCATGTAAGCTCCCTGGAGACCTCTGTTAGTTCTGCAGAGAGTAGCATGCTAATAGGAACACAAAAGGACAGTGATGTAGACTTTGATGAGGAGACATTTTTAGCCGCAGAGTTTTTACAAAGTCCTTGGACAGAGGAAGAAGAGGGAACCCAATCTGATTTTCTTTGTACTTCTACTGTTAACATTAATCAGCTCTTTGATCTCGGAGACTTACTTAGTGACAACGTTGCTAATAATGACTGA
- the LOC128544918 gene encoding myeloid-associated differentiation marker-like gives MITLDTRAVTTPVGIVRILEVVLSCVVFSLVASVGHKDTSYWAWCMFTWCFCCFMTLLILILEFTSLHVKVPISWDDFTTAFAMLATLMILTASIIYPTIFACLACPRQIAATVISCLCFIVYGTEVGLTRARPGEISGFLSTVPGLMKVLEAFVACIIFISLNKVSKPGLQWCVAVYSLCFIFALLIIILTICKLLTLCPVPFDKVLTVYNVLAVIMYLTTVIVWPLYSFENNPKPPDCNRTCTWNSQVVVSFMSCVNLIVYIVDTWYSIRLVFITAA, from the coding sequence ATGATTACACTCGACACTCGTGCTGTGACCACACCTGTTGGAATTGTGCGGATATTGGAGGTTGTGCTATCATGTGTCGTCTTCAGTCTGGTGGCTTCTGTGGGGCACAAGGACACTTCATACTGGGCCTGGTGCATGTTTACGTGGTGCTTCTGCTGCTTCATGACTCTTTTAATCCTTATCCTGGAGTTCACTAGTCTCCACGTAAAGGTGCCAATTTCTTGGGATGACTTCACTACTGCATTTGCCATGCTGGCTACCCTAATGATATTGACTGCCTCGATCATCTACCCCACCATCTTTGCTTGTTTAGCCTGTCCTCGCCAAATTGCTGCTACAGTCATATCCTGCCTGTGTTTCATTGTATATGGTACCGAGGTAGGCCTGACGCGGGCAAGACCTGGTGAGATCAGTGGATTCCTATCGACAGTTCCAGGTCTGATGAAAGTTCTTGAAGCTTTTGTTGCCTGCATCATCTTTATTTCCCTCAACAAAGTCTCAAAGCCTGGCTTGCAGTGGTGTGTGGCGGTTTACTCACTCTGTTTCATTTTCGCTCTTCTCATTATTATCCTCACAATCTGCAAACTGCTGACTTTGTGCCCCGTTCCATTTGACAAAGTTCTTACTGTTTATAATGTGCTCGCTGTAATAATGTACCTGACGACAGTAATTGTATGGCCTCTTTACAGTTTTGAAAATAATCCAAAACCGCCAGACTGCAATCGTACATGTACCTGGAACAGTCAAGTGGTAGTGTCATTTATGTCCTGTGTCAACCTGATTGTCTATATTGTGGACACATGGTACTCAATTCGCCTAGTGTTCATCACAGCAGCTTAA